The following are encoded in a window of Diorhabda sublineata isolate icDioSubl1.1 chromosome 5, icDioSubl1.1, whole genome shotgun sequence genomic DNA:
- the LOC130444704 gene encoding cytochrome c oxidase subunit 7C, mitochondrial-like: MIGKSSLLVRQIVRNAFVRAAHDHGGVPGANLPFDINNRFKLTAIMIAFFGSAFGAPFLIVRYQLTKLL, encoded by the exons ATGATTGGAAAGAGTAGTCTGCTTGTAAGACAAATAGTTAGAAATGCTTTTGTCAGGGCTGCTCATGATCACGGTGGTGTACCCGGAGCA aatttgCCTTTTGATATCAATAATCGTTTCAAATTGACTGCCATTATGATTGCATTCTTTGGTTCAGCCTTTGGAGCTCCCTTCCTTATTGTAAGATACCAACTTACAAA GTTATTGTAG